In Lactobacillus sp. PV012, one genomic interval encodes:
- a CDS encoding TerC family protein, with amino-acid sequence MQILHLYQPFFDGNNWAHVLTSGRDWLMILTLILMECLLSVDNAVVLAAQTQALPNEEQQRKSLIYGLWGAYLFRFIVIGVGTYLIHFWEIKLLGGLYLLYLVYKYFYELKHPKETAQKEAALEKKEKEKLLASGKHKHHLSLFWRTVISIESMDIVFSIDSVLAALAMSNNPVVVLIGGMIGILCMRGVAEIIIKLMKIIPELQTMAYLLITIIALKLLVSLPPLNFKVPDSIFALIVFSTVGGTIIFHYLRPANRHH; translated from the coding sequence ATGCAAATTTTACATCTCTATCAGCCTTTTTTTGATGGAAATAACTGGGCTCATGTCCTAACCAGTGGACGCGACTGGCTAATGATTTTAACTTTAATTTTAATGGAATGTCTTCTTTCAGTAGATAATGCGGTTGTCCTTGCTGCTCAAACTCAAGCACTTCCTAATGAAGAGCAGCAAAGAAAGTCCCTTATTTATGGCCTTTGGGGTGCTTATCTTTTCCGCTTTATCGTTATTGGTGTGGGAACATATTTAATCCACTTTTGGGAAATTAAATTACTTGGAGGCCTTTACCTTCTATATTTAGTTTATAAATATTTTTATGAACTTAAACATCCTAAAGAAACCGCCCAAAAAGAAGCAGCTCTTGAAAAAAAGGAAAAAGAGAAATTACTTGCAAGTGGCAAACATAAACATCACTTATCACTTTTCTGGCGAACTGTGATTTCAATTGAATCAATGGATATTGTTTTTTCAATTGATTCTGTTTTAGCGGCTTTAGCAATGTCTAATAATCCTGTGGTTGTTTTAATTGGAGGAATGATTGGAATCTTATGCATGCGTGGTGTCGCAGAAATCATTATTAAATTAATGAAAATTATTCCTGAACTCCAAACCATGGCCTATCTTTTAATTACAATTATTGCCCTTAAGCTTTTGGTTTCCCTTCCCCCACTTAATTTTAAAGTCCCAGATAGCATCTTTGCGCTAATCGTTTTTTCAACAGTGGGTGGAACAATTATTTTTCACTACTTGCGTCCAGCTAATCGTCATCATTAA
- the cls gene encoding cardiolipin synthase: MLSPHDLIRLIWAVNTVLAFYVVFHRKRSVATSWAWLIVLLSMPIIGFILYGFMGRELSDENLFAINKQNHIGLKKLNRLLPQNPPQAGKSDTSNEAKNLIQYFNFQKEAPLSKNNRVKFYTEGHEKFENLFKDIENAQETINVEYYSFMNDDIGNEFLDHLINKARQGIKVRVIYDPWGSPGASKTWFKPLTDLGSEVVAFITAQNMVTKYRMNYHLHRKIVVIDGKISWTGGFNVGDQYLNRSKKFGFWRDTHVRLVGSAAWMLQERFVMDWNASVKDDKNLIKFSPKLFPPIKENKFSEKDVATQIISDGPDRSLPYLRNGMMKMMLMAKKTLWIQTPYLIPDDPMIATWVTAAHSGVDVRIMIPSMPDHPFIYRATQWYARFLMNEGVKIYIYNNGFIHAKTVMVDNKFCAVGSMNQDFRSYTLNFECDAFFYNRSVTRKLKEIFIKDSQICTQLTPAITASWSRWLRFKQAFSRLLSPIL, from the coding sequence ATGCTTTCACCCCATGACCTAATTCGCCTAATTTGGGCTGTTAACACTGTATTAGCTTTTTATGTTGTTTTTCACCGCAAGCGTTCTGTAGCCACCTCTTGGGCCTGGCTAATCGTCTTATTAAGTATGCCAATCATTGGGTTTATTTTATATGGCTTTATGGGACGAGAACTATCCGATGAAAATCTTTTTGCCATTAATAAACAAAACCACATTGGACTTAAAAAGCTCAATCGTTTACTTCCACAAAATCCTCCTCAAGCAGGTAAAAGTGATACTTCTAACGAAGCAAAAAATTTAATTCAATATTTCAATTTTCAAAAAGAAGCTCCTCTTTCAAAAAATAATCGTGTTAAATTTTATACAGAAGGGCATGAAAAATTTGAAAATCTTTTTAAAGACATAGAAAATGCTCAAGAAACTATTAATGTAGAATACTACTCATTTATGAATGATGATATTGGAAACGAATTTTTAGATCATTTAATCAACAAAGCTCGGCAAGGAATTAAAGTCCGGGTAATTTATGATCCTTGGGGGTCACCAGGCGCTAGTAAAACTTGGTTTAAGCCGTTAACTGATTTAGGTAGTGAAGTAGTTGCTTTTATTACTGCTCAAAATATGGTTACCAAATATCGTATGAACTACCACCTCCACCGCAAAATAGTAGTTATCGACGGTAAAATTTCCTGGACAGGTGGATTTAACGTAGGAGATCAGTATCTTAATCGTTCAAAAAAATTTGGCTTTTGGCGTGATACTCACGTGCGTTTAGTTGGTTCTGCTGCTTGGATGCTTCAAGAACGTTTTGTAATGGATTGGAATGCATCAGTCAAAGATGATAAAAATCTTATCAAATTTTCTCCTAAGCTTTTTCCTCCAATTAAAGAGAATAAATTTTCTGAAAAAGATGTAGCTACTCAAATCATTAGCGATGGGCCCGATCGCTCGCTTCCTTACTTGCGTAACGGCATGATGAAAATGATGTTAATGGCTAAAAAAACACTTTGGATTCAGACACCTTACCTAATTCCAGACGATCCCATGATTGCGACCTGGGTTACTGCCGCTCACTCTGGAGTAGACGTTCGGATTATGATTCCCAGCATGCCAGACCATCCCTTTATTTACCGCGCTACTCAGTGGTATGCAAGATTTTTAATGAATGAGGGAGTTAAAATTTACATTTACAATAATGGTTTTATCCATGCTAAGACCGTTATGGTTGATAATAAATTTTGTGCAGTCGGTTCAATGAACCAAGATTTTCGTTCATACACTCTCAACTTTGAATGTGATGCATTTTTTTACAATCGCAGCGTTACTCGTAAATTAAAAGAAATCTTTATTAAAGACAGTCAAATTTGCACTCAGCTTACTCCTGCCATTACTGCAAGCTGGTCTCGTTGGTTACGCTTTAAACAAGCATTTTCTCGTTTATTAAGTCCAATCCTATGA
- a CDS encoding alpha/beta hydrolase: MFFNHRKYTQTAERGRKKSEKQKDPSFATLVSLGLLATFTPTRWLMRLHKRKIIRNFNYEKPKSPKKQIPIIYIHGFRGGEYTTQKLVDDMTERKNNPGYLKVTADLFGNLTLEGTWTNDEHPIIQLVFKQKVVGLYAICYYLRFSLAFLAKEFNFDKYDTVAHSLGAPSIIKVEIQTAHRKHFPRLDKAALIAGPFDGVMYLGDIPNVNQLTEKSSPTFKTSAYFALLRQKKQFNPHASILNIYGNVLDKTNTDRFISVTSAKSIRYILAPRVKSYQELEIRGPMGEHSMMHDDPLVMETIAHFFKIKDKSHIRKE; encoded by the coding sequence TTGTTTTTTAATCATAGAAAATATACTCAAACGGCTGAACGTGGTCGTAAAAAATCCGAAAAGCAAAAAGATCCAAGTTTTGCTACTTTAGTATCGTTAGGACTTTTGGCCACTTTTACTCCAACTCGTTGGTTAATGCGCCTGCATAAGCGGAAAATTATTCGTAACTTCAACTATGAAAAGCCTAAATCTCCTAAAAAACAAATTCCAATTATTTATATTCATGGCTTTCGTGGTGGAGAGTATACGACCCAAAAATTAGTTGATGATATGACTGAACGTAAAAATAATCCTGGCTATCTTAAAGTTACAGCTGATTTATTTGGTAACCTTACTTTAGAAGGAACGTGGACAAATGATGAACACCCAATTATTCAACTCGTATTTAAACAAAAAGTAGTTGGGCTATATGCTATTTGCTACTACTTACGCTTTAGCTTGGCTTTTTTAGCAAAAGAATTTAATTTTGATAAATACGATACCGTTGCTCATTCTTTAGGAGCACCTTCCATCATTAAAGTTGAAATACAAACTGCACACCGTAAACATTTTCCACGCTTAGACAAGGCTGCTTTAATAGCAGGTCCCTTTGATGGTGTAATGTATCTTGGAGATATCCCCAACGTTAATCAACTAACGGAAAAAAGTAGCCCTACTTTCAAAACTTCTGCTTACTTTGCTTTATTGCGTCAAAAAAAGCAATTTAATCCTCACGCTTCTATTTTAAATATTTACGGTAATGTGTTAGACAAAACTAACACCGATCGCTTCATTTCCGTAACCTCAGCCAAGTCTATTCGCTATATTCTTGCTCCACGTGTTAAAAGTTATCAAGAATTAGAAATTCGTGGTCCAATGGGAGAACATAGCATGATGCATGATGATCCTTTAGTGATGGAAACAATTGCTCATTTTTTTAAAATCAAAGATAAATCTCACATTAGGAAGGAATAA
- a CDS encoding ribonuclease H family protein, producing MKFYAVRKGKRPGIYTSWNEAKEQVSGFSGAVYKSFTTLNEAEEFIDKKENQKETNPGEYFATIFTDGGTRNTGNVRGGHVKKTDKAAWAYLIEEKGGNRYDGAGGVYGATNNQMELTAFINSLAALVELGFNKENLLFCLDSKYVLDNISRIPGWKKRGWRTTTGPVKNQEYWQRVENLLALFPNPHYKWVKGHDKSAGNIYVDHKLNKVMDEMPKKE from the coding sequence ATGAAATTTTATGCAGTAAGAAAAGGAAAAAGACCAGGAATTTATACAAGTTGGAATGAAGCAAAGGAGCAAGTTTCCGGATTTTCAGGAGCAGTTTATAAATCATTTACGACTTTGAATGAAGCAGAGGAGTTTATAGATAAGAAAGAAAATCAAAAAGAAACTAATCCTGGTGAGTATTTTGCTACGATTTTTACTGATGGTGGCACACGTAATACAGGTAATGTTCGCGGAGGACATGTTAAAAAGACAGATAAAGCGGCTTGGGCCTATTTAATTGAAGAAAAAGGTGGCAATAGATATGATGGTGCAGGTGGAGTTTATGGGGCCACAAACAATCAAATGGAGCTAACCGCCTTTATAAATTCCTTAGCTGCTCTAGTTGAACTCGGATTTAATAAAGAAAATTTATTATTTTGTCTTGATTCAAAGTATGTTTTGGATAATATTAGTCGAATTCCTGGCTGGAAAAAAAGAGGTTGGAGAACAACAACTGGTCCAGTAAAGAACCAAGAATATTGGCAGCGAGTAGAAAATTTACTGGCATTATTTCCCAATCCTCACTATAAGTGGGTAAAAGGTCACGACAAGTCAGCAGGTAATATTTATGTAGATCATAAATTAAATAAAGTGATGGATGAAATGCCTAAGAAAGAGTGA
- a CDS encoding DUF1002 domain-containing protein — MKKLLSIFPIIFFVTLLGLTFTLKPHLVKADDSDTPVVTLGGSLTSSQRQSTLDTLIAPLNGASYKTITVTGNDLVKYLNPSGASFTSHSGVWSSALIQKTASGSGINVHILSYNGHNNITTITANQYKNAALTAGITDADIYVTSPVPIDGSGALAGVYAAYAKNGDKLDQDQINAAQNEMETLSKITQANDEKSGYSDAQLNNAVAGAKSEMAKQGQNISNSQIRDIVNNQIKINHLGDTITNNQKQQIINILIQIKDSGALKDKSFGQQANKVSNQIQAGAKNIFSKLNTPDTRNWFQQLIDSITSWFKGVFGSTAIFKL; from the coding sequence ATGAAAAAATTATTAAGCATTTTTCCAATCATCTTCTTTGTTACCTTACTTGGTTTAACTTTTACGCTTAAGCCCCATTTAGTTAAAGCCGACGACAGTGACACTCCTGTAGTTACTTTAGGAGGTTCTTTAACATCTTCCCAGCGTCAGAGTACTCTTGATACTTTGATTGCACCATTAAATGGCGCATCTTATAAAACAATCACAGTCACTGGAAATGATTTAGTCAAATATCTCAATCCTTCTGGCGCTAGTTTTACTTCCCACTCCGGCGTCTGGTCTAGTGCTCTAATTCAAAAAACTGCTAGTGGAAGTGGAATTAACGTCCACATTCTTTCTTATAATGGGCACAATAATATCACAACTATCACTGCTAACCAATACAAAAATGCAGCTTTAACAGCTGGAATTACCGATGCTGATATTTATGTTACTTCACCAGTTCCAATTGACGGCTCAGGTGCATTAGCAGGAGTTTATGCTGCCTATGCTAAAAATGGCGATAAACTTGATCAAGACCAAATCAATGCCGCTCAAAACGAAATGGAAACTTTAAGTAAAATTACTCAAGCCAATGATGAAAAATCCGGTTACAGTGATGCTCAATTAAATAATGCAGTTGCTGGTGCAAAATCTGAAATGGCTAAACAAGGTCAAAATATTTCTAACAGTCAAATTCGAGATATTGTAAATAATCAAATAAAAATTAATCATCTTGGCGATACAATTACTAATAATCAAAAACAACAGATTATTAATATTTTAATTCAAATTAAAGACAGCGGCGCTTTAAAAGATAAAAGTTTTGGCCAACAGGCCAATAAAGTTAGCAACCAAATTCAAGCAGGAGCTAAAAATATTTTTTCTAAATTAAACACTCCTGATACTCGCAACTGGTTCCAACAATTAATTGATTCAATTACTTCTTGGTTCAAGGGTGTATTTGGTAGTACAGCAATTTTTAAACTCTAA
- a CDS encoding glycosyltransferase family 2 protein has protein sequence MLRQPLLTVIMPVYNMEKYLGRALDALANQDDLNFKLLIVNDGSKDNTAAVAESYRDKFPFFEIINKKNGGLSDARNVGMDHVDTPYFTFHDGDDWVDSGYTSFFIDAFQKNPQVGMVSCGFWIDSPRKTISKAIGIKKGAGLLTKKQAYMLITNVFNSPVKGYTWNKGYRTDIVRKYKMRFVEDLAFMEDQIFNVKYVSLTNGFYFISHPYYHYWQRSDSMVHDLNPKKIPDNFRANYRVWHVIIKSLMHEKKVQAQELKKKEAKKASSFQKVNIKD, from the coding sequence TTGTTGCGACAGCCGCTTTTAACCGTAATTATGCCGGTTTATAATATGGAAAAATATCTTGGCCGAGCTTTAGATGCATTGGCAAATCAAGACGATTTAAATTTTAAATTATTAATTGTTAATGATGGTTCAAAAGATAACACTGCTGCAGTAGCAGAATCTTATCGAGACAAATTTCCATTTTTTGAAATTATTAATAAAAAAAATGGTGGACTATCTGATGCAAGAAATGTAGGGATGGATCATGTTGATACTCCTTATTTTACCTTCCATGATGGGGATGATTGGGTTGATTCAGGTTATACAAGCTTTTTTATAGATGCTTTTCAAAAAAATCCCCAAGTAGGGATGGTGTCTTGTGGTTTTTGGATCGATTCACCGCGAAAAACTATTAGCAAGGCAATCGGAATCAAAAAAGGTGCAGGATTATTAACCAAAAAACAAGCCTATATGTTAATTACAAATGTTTTTAACTCTCCAGTCAAAGGTTACACTTGGAATAAGGGCTATCGTACAGATATTGTACGAAAGTACAAGATGCGTTTTGTAGAAGATCTAGCTTTTATGGAGGACCAAATTTTTAATGTGAAATATGTTTCTCTTACAAATGGATTTTATTTTATTTCACATCCTTATTATCATTATTGGCAAAGATCTGATAGCATGGTTCACGACTTAAATCCTAAAAAAATTCCTGATAATTTTAGAGCAAACTATCGTGTCTGGCACGTAATAATTAAGAGTTTAATGCATGAAAAGAAGGTTCAAGCACAAGAATTAAAGAAAAAAGAAGCTAAAAAAGCTTCTTCCTTTCAAAAAGTAAATATTAAGGATTAG
- a CDS encoding alpha/beta fold hydrolase, which yields MRVSINNVELYYQTLGDGHPLILLHGHHQDGSVFDKLLSPLSLYYTLYVPDMRGHGLSTGKPSEHYQNEVKDIVAFIKKLNLSKPYILGYGAGGVDALWIARKYPDLVEKVIVVGSYVNGNGVSAGHILSNGFKRFFQGDQDSKVALKETKIPVDQLKKINIPVLSIVGEKDWVKVEHVRWYSGLIPNCRLIVMPRQTHESYVVHSLKLLDVIKDFFS from the coding sequence ATGAGAGTCAGCATCAATAATGTTGAATTATATTATCAAACTTTAGGTGATGGTCATCCTTTAATTTTATTGCATGGACATCATCAAGATGGAAGTGTATTTGATAAGTTGCTTTCGCCATTATCACTTTATTACACACTTTATGTGCCGGATATGAGAGGTCATGGTTTATCCACTGGTAAGCCTAGTGAACATTATCAAAACGAGGTAAAGGATATTGTTGCCTTCATTAAAAAATTAAATCTTAGCAAGCCTTACATTTTGGGATATGGGGCAGGTGGAGTTGATGCCCTTTGGATTGCCAGAAAATATCCTGATCTGGTTGAAAAGGTAATTGTCGTCGGCAGTTACGTTAATGGTAATGGGGTAAGTGCAGGACATATTTTATCTAATGGGTTTAAACGCTTCTTTCAAGGTGATCAGGATAGTAAAGTAGCTTTGAAAGAAACAAAAATTCCAGTAGACCAGTTGAAAAAAATAAATATTCCTGTGTTAAGTATTGTAGGAGAAAAAGATTGGGTAAAAGTTGAGCACGTTCGTTGGTATAGTGGCCTTATTCCAAATTGTCGCTTGATTGTTATGCCAAGACAAACTCATGAAAGTTACGTGGTCCATAGTTTAAAATTATTAGATGTAATCAAAGACTTTTTTAGCTAA
- a CDS encoding ribose-phosphate diphosphokinase, whose product MNKEELHQMLHPMKLIGLGGNQVLAERIAGALDTPLLETAVHHFSDGEIQVNITESVRGCDVYVIQSIQDPVNENFMELMIVLDALQRASAHSINVVIPYMAYSRSDTKNRSREPITAKLLANLLQLHKIDDLIVVDLHASQIQGFYNIPVDHLHAMPILAQYFLDNGIASKDEEDVVVVSPDHSGAKLARTFGSYFNAPIAIVDQRGARYDTEVHDMIGDVKDKTVIIVDDLIDTGARVSSSTKSVLAAGAKKVYVAATHALLSKDAIERLNKLPIEQIVVTDTIKHSKYPDRMVRLSVDRLLAKGIDYIYNDKSIHQIFDEQNRIND is encoded by the coding sequence ATGAATAAAGAAGAACTGCATCAAATGTTACACCCAATGAAATTAATTGGACTTGGTGGAAATCAAGTTTTAGCTGAAAGAATTGCTGGGGCTTTGGATACTCCTTTACTTGAAACCGCTGTGCATCACTTTAGTGATGGTGAAATTCAAGTAAATATTACAGAAAGTGTCCGTGGTTGTGATGTTTACGTCATTCAATCAATTCAAGATCCTGTAAACGAAAACTTTATGGAATTAATGATCGTCTTAGATGCTTTGCAACGCGCTTCAGCACACTCAATCAATGTAGTTATTCCTTATATGGCTTATTCACGTTCTGATACTAAGAATCGTTCACGTGAGCCAATTACTGCAAAGTTACTTGCTAACTTATTACAATTACATAAGATTGATGATTTAATTGTAGTAGATTTACATGCTTCACAAATTCAAGGATTCTACAATATTCCGGTTGACCATTTACACGCAATGCCAATTTTAGCACAATACTTTTTAGATAATGGAATTGCAAGTAAAGATGAAGAAGATGTTGTAGTTGTCTCACCTGATCACTCAGGCGCAAAACTAGCAAGAACTTTCGGATCATACTTTAATGCACCAATTGCTATTGTAGATCAACGTGGTGCACGTTATGATACTGAAGTTCATGATATGATTGGTGATGTTAAGGATAAAACGGTAATTATCGTTGATGATTTAATTGATACAGGTGCGAGAGTATCTTCATCAACTAAGTCAGTTTTAGCTGCAGGTGCAAAGAAAGTTTATGTAGCTGCAACTCATGCTTTATTATCTAAGGATGCTATTGAGCGATTAAATAAATTACCAATTGAGCAAATCGTGGTAACTGATACTATTAAGCATAGTAAATATCCAGATCGAATGGTACGATTATCTGTTGATCGTTTACTTGCAAAGGGAATTGATTATATTTATAACGATAAATCAATTCACCAAATTTTTGATGAACAAAATAGAATTAATGATTAA
- a CDS encoding amino acid permease, which yields MAKKETQKLNRSLKSRHVMMIAIGGAIGTGLFLGSGSAIKSSGPSIILSYLVVGIITFFMMRALGELILSSPNQSSFISSIKTYLGDRVEFVAGWTYWACWLSLAMADLTATGIYLKYWFPDLPQWVGPLVIILILLLINRLNVGLFGELESWFSMIKVLAIVALIGAGLIMILLHMHVGGNTVSLTNIVSHGGFFPKGFSGFLTSFQMVIFAFVGIEIVGLTAGETAEPEKDIPKAINSLPLRIGLFYIGSMIAIMAVQPWNTIKTTSSPFVQVFSAIGIPAAAGILNFVVLTAAMSATNSAIFSTSRSLYALAYSGHAPKRLGKISRHGVPDRALTFSSLILFVIVILNYVMPGKIFDVVSTVSTINFIMVWLIIMWCHLKYRKAKRNELGQFQMPGAPFTDWLTIIFYVAILVILFVIPTTRIPLILSLAFIICLAIIFNFVKKSGNVKK from the coding sequence ATGGCTAAAAAGGAAACTCAAAAATTAAATCGTTCCCTGAAAAGCCGTCACGTAATGATGATTGCAATTGGAGGGGCTATTGGAACTGGGCTGTTTTTAGGCTCGGGTTCAGCCATTAAAAGTAGTGGACCTTCAATTATTTTATCTTATTTGGTAGTAGGAATTATAACTTTCTTTATGATGCGTGCCTTGGGAGAATTAATTCTTTCTTCTCCTAATCAATCGTCATTTATTAGTTCAATTAAGACCTATTTGGGGGACAGAGTAGAATTTGTAGCTGGTTGGACCTACTGGGCATGTTGGCTCAGTTTAGCGATGGCAGATTTAACAGCAACAGGAATATATTTAAAATATTGGTTTCCTGATTTACCTCAATGGGTGGGACCGTTAGTAATTATTTTAATTTTATTATTAATAAATCGTCTAAATGTTGGACTCTTTGGTGAGCTAGAAAGCTGGTTCTCCATGATTAAGGTATTAGCAATTGTAGCCTTAATTGGTGCCGGACTAATTATGATTTTGCTTCATATGCATGTTGGTGGAAATACAGTATCTTTAACTAATATTGTTTCTCATGGGGGATTTTTCCCCAAGGGATTCAGTGGCTTTTTAACTTCATTTCAAATGGTGATTTTTGCCTTTGTAGGAATTGAAATTGTAGGTTTAACAGCAGGTGAAACTGCTGAGCCGGAAAAGGATATTCCTAAGGCTATTAACAGTTTGCCACTTAGAATTGGGCTCTTTTATATTGGTTCAATGATTGCAATTATGGCTGTGCAACCTTGGAATACAATTAAGACAACTTCAAGTCCGTTTGTTCAAGTATTTAGTGCGATTGGAATCCCAGCTGCTGCAGGAATTTTAAACTTTGTGGTTTTAACTGCAGCTATGAGTGCTACTAACAGTGCTATTTTTAGTACAAGTCGTTCTCTGTATGCACTTGCTTATAGCGGTCATGCACCTAAAAGATTAGGAAAAATAAGTCGTCATGGCGTTCCTGACCGTGCGCTTACCTTTTCTTCATTAATTTTATTTGTAATTGTCATTTTGAACTACGTTATGCCAGGAAAAATATTTGATGTTGTTTCTACAGTGTCAACAATTAATTTCATCATGGTCTGGTTAATTATAATGTGGTGTCACTTAAAGTATCGAAAAGCAAAAAGAAATGAATTAGGCCAATTTCAGATGCCAGGAGCACCGTTTACTGATTGGCTAACAATTATTTTTTATGTGGCAATTTTAGTGATTTTATTTGTGATTCCAACTACAAGAATTCCTTTAATCTTATCTTTAGCTTTCATTATCTGTTTAGCAATAATTTTCAATTTTGTTAAAAAATCAGGAAATGTAAAAAAATAA
- a CDS encoding TetR/AcrR family transcriptional regulator — translation MARQKNMQRRRTILRNTFSLLRQDGLKNVSLQMIADESEISKSLLQSYYPHKSKLMNEIVTSFMSTILKVVNSEKFANVSVYAKMKLFIYILLELGERDEGISRLLNNVLKSDDSLEKWGQLLDSWLIEEGVKDELGTDHQIKIGLNFIVSGGGSIFLKQKELQVTPEEISDIMVKTFMSTFLDYPDVKTKEALEQGNKIIENFDMDKVFEAINTMFTEK, via the coding sequence ATGGCTAGACAAAAAAATATGCAAAGACGGAGAACTATTCTAAGAAATACCTTCTCACTTTTACGTCAAGATGGTTTAAAAAATGTTTCTTTGCAAATGATCGCAGATGAATCTGAGATTTCTAAATCATTACTTCAATCTTACTATCCACATAAAAGTAAATTAATGAATGAAATTGTGACTAGTTTTATGTCAACAATTTTAAAAGTGGTTAATAGTGAAAAATTTGCAAATGTAAGTGTTTATGCAAAAATGAAATTGTTTATCTATATTTTGCTTGAATTAGGTGAACGAGATGAAGGAATTTCACGCCTACTAAATAATGTCCTTAAAAGTGATGATTCCCTTGAAAAATGGGGTCAACTACTTGATAGCTGGCTAATTGAAGAAGGTGTGAAAGACGAGTTAGGTACTGATCACCAAATTAAAATTGGACTCAATTTTATTGTTAGTGGTGGTGGAAGTATTTTTCTCAAGCAAAAGGAATTACAGGTAACTCCAGAAGAAATTTCAGACATCATGGTAAAAACTTTCATGTCAACTTTCTTGGATTACCCAGATGTTAAGACAAAAGAAGCTTTGGAACAAGGTAATAAAATTATTGAAAACTTTGATATGGATAAAGTTTTTGAAGCTATCAATACAATGTTTACCGAAAAGTAA